A stretch of DNA from Phycisphaerae bacterium:
TGACGCCGCCGGCCTCCATGAAGGTTCCATCGCACCTACCGCTGGCGGATGGGAAGATCGCGTGTCGGACATGCCATTCGGCGCACACCGGGGGTAAGTTCGAAGCGGATTTTCGCACGGCGGTTTTCATGCGCGTCGCAAACGTCGCGTCGGAACTGTGCATCTCGTGCCACCAGGACAAGACCCGCGGGCCGGAGTTCGGGACGCACCCGATCGGCGGGATGCCCTGGCCGATTCCGAAAACGCTGGTCGACGCGGGCGCAAAAGTCGGCCCCAATCCGCGCGAATTGACGTGTCAGGTGTGCCATACGCCGCACGGGTCAAAGGTGGATCATCTGCTGGTCATGGGGACGTCCTCGAATCAGTTATGTCTGAATTGCCACGATCAGATGCGACCGGGGATGTTCCGCGAAGGCGGGGCGACGGAGCATCCGCTGAGTCCGCATGTCAAGCCCGAGCAGGCGGCGGCGGTAGCGGCGATGGGCACCAAACTGGGGCCCGATGACAAGCTCATTTGTCTTTCGTGCCACAAACTGCATCACGGCAAGGGCGGGCGGTTCATGCTGGCCGACGAACTGACGGACGGCGGGTTCTGCATTCAGTGCCACTCCGAAAAGACGCCGGTGCTGGGGAGTCTGCACGATCTGCGGACGAATCATCCCGAAGAAAAGAACCGGCTGGGCATGACCCCGCAATTCGGCGGGCCGTGCAGCGCGTGCCACATGTTCCATCGTTATGCGCGGTCGCCGGAGCCGAGCAAGCTGGATCCCGGCGGGGGCAAGTGCATCACGTGTCACCAGACGGGGCGGTGCGCGGAGTCGAAGGTGCTGGGGGCGGCGAATCATCCGGGGGCGCATTGCGTGGACTGCCACGATCCGCACAATCCGGCGCGGGAGAACTTCGTACGCGCGGAGTCCAAAAACCTGTGCGTGAAGTGCCATCAGGAACAGATGCGCCTGGTCGGCGGGCCGCACGATTATCGTAAGACCGGCGAAACCTGGCCGGCGGAGTCGTTGGCGGCGCAAGATACGTGTTTTTCATGCCATCGGCCGCACGGCGATGAGGCGACGGGTCTTTTTCGGATGGCCGGTGCGGCGGGGGGCAGCGACGCGGGGTGCCGGGTGTGTCATGCGAATTATGTGTGGGGGGCGGAAGGGAGTCTGGCGGCGCTGCATCCGCGAGAGATGAAGTCGGGGATGGCGCACGGCGACTTGCCGCTGGCCAACGCGAAGGAGGGTGACGCACGCGGCGTTGGGTGCCGAACTTGTCACAATCCGCATGTCGCCGCAGCGGAGAATCCGTCGATGTTGCGGGCCGGTGAGGATCAGACGCCGCAGACGCTTTGCACGACGTGCCACACCGAAGCGACGGCGCTGGCGTTTACCAGCCATAGTGCAACAGGGCTGACGAAGGCAGGGTTGAAGACCGCGACGATGTGCGCGCCGTGTCATGTAGTTCACGGGGACACCACCACGGTCGATCCGCATCGGCTATGGCCCAAGGCGCTGGCGGGCGAGGCGGCCGGTCATCGGGCCGCGGAGGCGCATTGCACGGCGTGTCATCGCGACGAGGGGCCGGCGAAGCGACCGAAGATCGCCACGCACCCTGAGGTTGCCATGAAGGCCGTCGCGGCGGTTCAAGTGGATCGGTCGCTGCCGCTGTGGGACAAGGATGGTCGGGAGGACCCGGAGGGACAGATTGCGTGCGGGACGTGTCATGTTCCGCACGGCCAAGTGTTGCCCGAGGGGGAAGCGGAGTTCGTGGGAGGGTTGTCACGGGTGGAGCAGAAGGCGGCGCGGCTCATGCTGCGGAATTTCCGGCCGCCGAATC
This window harbors:
- a CDS encoding cytochrome c3 family protein, with product MTTIGRLFFVATVLSAAVPWPVAAAPFTGTVTATFSQVGEPTMQLPTDVAAGRDGRVYVADGVNERVVIFDADGRMIETVRAIGDAQLVNPTGLAVDAEGKLFVCDSGLREVVVRGADGQLVRTLALPAGADEHAPDPTDVAVEAEGGGAWVVDNDNHRLVRIDLATGAQTVMGRYGESVGQLHHPFMIAMSGEGDAFVSDVINSRVAVFTKNAAPSQSVGAYGVELGQLYRPKGVACDSKGDVWVSDSVLGVVQVFSNSGSPRDVLRDSAGKPLRFASPMGLDFDADDRLYVTELGANRAVQVTIQRGPPRPAVEARKAQIVGGQARSCTVCHIEWIEPFSRGLPTEIGEPPPSTTELPSVSRSEMCLSCHDASVVDSRRRVWLEHGHQTGMTPPASMKVPSHLPLADGKIACRTCHSAHTGGKFEADFRTAVFMRVANVASELCISCHQDKTRGPEFGTHPIGGMPWPIPKTLVDAGAKVGPNPRELTCQVCHTPHGSKVDHLLVMGTSSNQLCLNCHDQMRPGMFREGGATEHPLSPHVKPEQAAAVAAMGTKLGPDDKLICLSCHKLHHGKGGRFMLADELTDGGFCIQCHSEKTPVLGSLHDLRTNHPEEKNRLGMTPQFGGPCSACHMFHRYARSPEPSKLDPGGGKCITCHQTGRCAESKVLGAANHPGAHCVDCHDPHNPARENFVRAESKNLCVKCHQEQMRLVGGPHDYRKTGETWPAESLAAQDTCFSCHRPHGDEATGLFRMAGAAGGSDAGCRVCHANYVWGAEGSLAALHPREMKSGMAHGDLPLANAKEGDARGVGCRTCHNPHVAAAENPSMLRAGEDQTPQTLCTTCHTEATALAFTSHSATGLTKAGLKTATMCAPCHVVHGDTTTVDPHRLWPKALAGEAAGHRAAEAHCTACHRDEGPAKRPKIATHPEVAMKAVAAVQVDRSLPLWDKDGREDPEGQIACGTCHVPHGQVLPEGEAEFVGGLSRVEQKAARLMLRNFRPPNLCTTCHGGDALRRFLYFHDPLRRSGPLASGLPSKS